One Sphingomicrobium marinum genomic window carries:
- the phoB gene encoding phosphate regulon transcriptional regulator PhoB codes for MQKKDLLLVEDDRALADLITYHFERAGYNVTRTGDGEEALILCEEINPDLIVLDWMIEGISGIEVCRRLRRKGPTANLPIIMLTARGEEDDRIRGLETGADDYITKPFSPKELVARASAVLRRVRPAIAAENIDYGGIEMDLAAHRVKRDGKSIQLGPTEYRLLRHFLENPGRVFSRQQLLEKVWPHSEDIELRTVDVHIRRLRMALNEHGGPDVIRTVRSAGYALDAETVS; via the coding sequence ATGCAGAAAAAGGACCTGTTGCTGGTCGAGGATGATCGCGCCCTGGCCGACCTCATCACCTATCATTTCGAACGCGCCGGCTACAACGTGACGCGCACCGGCGATGGCGAAGAAGCGCTGATCCTGTGCGAGGAAATCAATCCCGATCTCATCGTGCTCGACTGGATGATCGAAGGCATTAGCGGCATCGAAGTATGTCGCCGCCTGCGCCGCAAGGGCCCGACCGCCAACCTGCCGATCATCATGCTGACCGCGCGCGGCGAAGAGGATGACCGCATCCGTGGCCTCGAAACCGGCGCCGACGATTATATCACCAAGCCCTTTTCCCCCAAGGAACTGGTCGCGCGCGCCAGCGCGGTGCTGCGCCGCGTGCGCCCCGCCATTGCGGCGGAGAATATCGATTATGGTGGTATCGAGATGGATCTGGCCGCGCACCGCGTGAAGCGCGACGGCAAGTCGATCCAGCTGGGCCCGACCGAATATCGCCTGCTGCGCCACTTCCTCGAAAATCCCGGCCGCGTCTTCTCGCGCCAGCAGCTGCTCGAGAAAGTCTGGCCGCACAGCGAGGATATCGAACTACGCACCGTAGACGTCCACATCCGCCGTTTGCGCATGGCGCTCAACGAACATGGCGGGCCGGATGTTATTCGGACGGTGCGTAG
- the phoU gene encoding phosphate signaling complex protein PhoU, translating to MAERDPHEPHIAAHTLKAFDEDLNRVRALISQMGGLAEHQIREAMRCLSTKDLEGAQRVIESDAKLDQLEVETERRAIQILALRAPMAADLRDVVAALKISSVVERIGDYAKNISKRVDKIDIESGHIEPLSLMPEMARIASEMLHDAINAFIERDAEAAIRVHQRDRAVDDFYNSIFRTLLTHMMENPQNIGQATHLMFIAKNIERVGDHATNIAEMVHYAATGEYLTDRFNKRPSSEGE from the coding sequence ATGGCTGAACGAGATCCCCACGAACCGCATATCGCGGCGCACACCCTCAAGGCCTTCGACGAGGACCTCAACCGCGTCCGCGCGCTCATCAGCCAGATGGGCGGGCTTGCCGAACACCAGATCCGCGAGGCGATGCGCTGCCTGTCGACCAAGGACCTGGAAGGCGCCCAGCGCGTTATCGAAAGCGATGCCAAGCTCGACCAGCTCGAGGTCGAGACCGAGCGCCGCGCAATCCAGATTCTGGCGCTGCGCGCGCCGATGGCGGCCGACCTTCGCGACGTCGTGGCCGCCTTGAAAATCTCCAGCGTTGTCGAACGCATCGGCGATTATGCCAAGAACATCTCCAAGCGGGTCGACAAGATCGACATCGAGAGCGGGCATATCGAACCCCTGTCGCTGATGCCCGAAATGGCGCGCATCGCCAGCGAGATGCTGCACGATGCGATCAACGCCTTCATCGAGCGTGATGCCGAAGCGGCCATCCGCGTCCACCAACGCGATCGCGCGGTCGACGATTTCTACAACTCCATCTTCCGCACGCTGCTGACGCACATGATGGAGAACCCGCAGAATATCGGTCAGGCCACGCACCTCATGTTCATTGCCAAGAATATCGAGCGTGTCGGCGACCATGCCACCAACATCGCCGAGATGGTGCATTACGCCGCGACGGGCGAATATCTGACCGACCGCTTCAACAAGAGGCCATCAAGCGAGGGGGAATGA
- the pstB gene encoding phosphate ABC transporter ATP-binding protein PstB: MPDDIDAGKTPKMYADNVNVWYADKHAIKDVSINIFDDKVTAFIGPSGCGKSTFLRCFNRMNDTIPIARVTGDIELDGEDIHSNAMDVVQLRARVGMVFQKPNPFPKSIYENIAYGPRIHGLTRNKAEMDDVVEKSLTRAGLWDEVKDRLDDSGTALSGGQQQRLCIARAIAVDPEVILMDEPCSALDPIATAKIEELIHELRGKYAIAIVTHNMQQAARVSQRTAFFHLGELVEYGKTGDIFTNPRKQRTQDYITGRYG; encoded by the coding sequence ATGCCCGACGATATCGACGCCGGGAAAACGCCCAAGATGTACGCCGACAATGTCAATGTCTGGTACGCCGACAAGCACGCCATCAAGGACGTTTCGATCAATATCTTCGACGACAAGGTGACCGCGTTCATCGGCCCGTCGGGCTGCGGCAAGTCGACCTTCCTCAGGTGCTTCAACCGCATGAACGACACCATCCCGATCGCTCGCGTCACCGGCGATATCGAGCTCGACGGCGAAGACATCCACTCCAACGCGATGGACGTGGTCCAGCTGCGCGCGCGCGTCGGCATGGTCTTCCAGAAGCCCAACCCCTTCCCCAAGTCGATCTACGAAAACATCGCCTATGGCCCGCGCATCCACGGCCTGACCCGCAACAAGGCGGAAATGGACGACGTGGTCGAAAAGAGCCTGACGCGCGCCGGCTTGTGGGACGAGGTGAAGGACCGTCTCGACGATAGCGGCACCGCCTTGTCGGGCGGCCAGCAGCAGCGCCTGTGCATCGCGCGCGCCATCGCGGTCGATCCCGAGGTGATCCTGATGGACGAGCCCTGTTCGGCGCTCGATCCGATCGCGACCGCCAAGATCGAGGAGCTGATCCACGAACTGCGCGGCAAATATGCCATCGCGATCGTCACCCACAACATGCAGCAGGCGGCCCGCGTGTCGCAGCGCACCGCCTTTTTCCACCTCGGCGAACTGGTCGAATACGGAAAGACCGGCGACATTTTCACCAACCCGCGCAAGCAGCGCACGCAGGACTATATCACGGGACGTTATGGCTGA
- the pstA gene encoding phosphate ABC transporter permease PstA: protein MDRLVKKRYAAERRFKFFGFAAVSISVAFLAFLLITMISNGAGGFFRTEAPLTINFAASDMMVDPASLDGDDAMGIIVNSGLDATMRDAAVEQYGTDARSLFSTGARQTLQEAILDDPEILVGTLTMDLPVSSDVHLAATGEGNPESEALVQRLEREGRLSRGFNSTFFTASDATDPSAAGVWGALIGSLLTILVTMALAFPIGVLAAIYLEEFAPKNRWTDIVEVSINNLAAVPSIIFGLLGLAVFLNFMHLPRSAPLVGGLTLALMTMPVIVIAGRNAIQAVPPSIRSAALGVGASKVQVVFHHVLPLALPGILTGTIIGMARALGETAPLLLIGMRAFLASPPSGITDRATVLPMQIFLWSDEVDRGFVEKTSAAIIVLLIFMLLMNGLAIYLRNRFERSW, encoded by the coding sequence ATGGATAGGCTCGTCAAAAAGCGTTACGCCGCCGAGCGCCGCTTCAAGTTCTTCGGCTTTGCCGCGGTGTCCATCTCGGTAGCGTTCCTGGCGTTCCTCCTGATCACCATGATCAGCAATGGCGCCGGCGGGTTCTTCCGCACCGAAGCGCCGCTCACGATCAACTTCGCGGCCAGCGACATGATGGTGGATCCCGCCTCGCTCGACGGCGACGATGCGATGGGCATCATCGTCAATTCAGGCCTCGATGCGACAATGCGTGACGCTGCAGTCGAACAATACGGCACAGACGCGCGCAGTCTCTTTTCGACCGGCGCGCGGCAGACGCTGCAGGAGGCGATTCTCGACGATCCGGAAATTCTCGTCGGCACCCTGACGATGGACCTGCCGGTGTCGAGCGACGTCCATCTTGCCGCCACCGGCGAGGGCAATCCCGAATCCGAAGCGCTGGTGCAACGGCTCGAGCGCGAAGGCCGCCTGTCGCGCGGTTTCAATTCGACCTTCTTCACCGCATCCGATGCGACCGATCCCAGTGCGGCGGGCGTCTGGGGCGCGTTGATCGGCAGCTTGCTGACCATTCTCGTCACGATGGCGTTAGCCTTTCCCATCGGGGTGCTGGCGGCCATCTATCTTGAGGAATTCGCGCCCAAGAACCGCTGGACCGACATCGTCGAAGTCTCGATTAACAACCTGGCTGCCGTGCCCTCGATCATCTTCGGCCTCCTCGGCCTCGCGGTGTTCCTCAATTTCATGCACCTGCCGCGATCGGCCCCGCTGGTCGGCGGCCTCACGTTGGCGCTCATGACCATGCCGGTCATCGTCATCGCGGGACGCAACGCCATCCAGGCGGTGCCGCCCTCGATCCGCAGCGCGGCATTGGGTGTGGGCGCGTCGAAGGTGCAGGTCGTGTTCCATCACGTCCTCCCGCTGGCGCTGCCCGGCATTCTCACCGGCACGATCATCGGCATGGCCCGCGCGCTGGGCGAGACCGCGCCGCTGCTGCTCATCGGGATGCGCGCCTTCCTCGCCTCGCCGCCCTCGGGCATCACCGATCGCGCCACCGTGCTGCCGATGCAGATTTTCCTCTGGTCCGATGAAGTCGATCGCGGTTTCGTCGAGAAGACCAGCGCCGCCATCATCGTCCTGCTCATCTTTATGCTATTGATGAACGGACTGGCCATTTACCTGCGCAACCGTTTCGAGCGCAGCTGGTAG
- the pstC gene encoding phosphate ABC transporter permease subunit PstC — MTLGLAALIIAVLGALAGFYARSRAKTFRKDGTSLHSLPGYHGVFVFLWTVMPALFFLAIWAPIQAGLVEQAVLLSPQGEMLPDSALQREAIINEARAFADGTTSVAFNEQARGLAPIFEAAGMRYTLLGSGIALVMALVGLFFSMGKTGISFRARNAVERWIMGVLIAASMIAILTTLGIVLSLLFETLRFFSMVNPAEFIFGTQWSPQTAIRADQVGSSGAFGSVPLFWGTIFIGAIIAMIVAIPLGLMSAIYLTQYAPGRVRKWLKPILEILAGVPTVVYGYFAAITVAPFFRDVGVAMGISSASSESALAAGLVMGIMIIPFVSSMADDSIAAVPRSMRDGSLAMGATTSETIKRVLLPAALPGVVGGILLAVSRAIGETMIVVMAAGLAANLTVNPFESVTTVTVQIVKLLTGDQEFDSAKTLAAFALGLMLFVITLILNLYALRVVRKYREAYD; from the coding sequence ATGACCCTTGGACTAGCTGCACTCATCATTGCAGTACTTGGCGCGCTGGCGGGCTTCTATGCTCGTTCGCGCGCCAAGACCTTCCGCAAGGACGGGACGTCATTGCATAGCCTGCCGGGCTACCATGGCGTCTTCGTCTTCTTGTGGACGGTAATGCCTGCTCTCTTCTTCCTCGCAATCTGGGCACCGATCCAGGCGGGGCTGGTGGAGCAGGCAGTCCTTCTCAGCCCGCAGGGCGAAATGCTGCCCGACTCGGCGCTACAGCGCGAAGCGATCATCAACGAGGCGCGCGCCTTCGCGGACGGGACCACGAGCGTTGCCTTCAACGAACAGGCACGCGGCCTCGCCCCGATCTTCGAGGCGGCCGGAATGCGTTACACGCTGCTCGGTTCGGGCATCGCATTGGTGATGGCGCTGGTCGGGCTCTTCTTCTCGATGGGCAAGACCGGCATCAGTTTTCGCGCGCGCAACGCGGTCGAGCGCTGGATCATGGGCGTGCTGATCGCAGCATCGATGATCGCCATCCTGACCACGCTTGGCATCGTGCTCTCCCTCCTGTTTGAGACGCTGCGTTTCTTCAGCATGGTAAACCCCGCGGAATTCATCTTTGGCACCCAGTGGTCGCCGCAGACCGCGATCCGTGCCGACCAGGTCGGCTCGTCCGGCGCGTTCGGGTCGGTGCCGCTGTTCTGGGGCACGATCTTCATCGGCGCGATCATTGCGATGATCGTTGCCATTCCGCTCGGTCTGATGAGCGCAATCTACCTGACCCAGTATGCGCCGGGCCGGGTGCGCAAATGGCTCAAGCCGATCCTCGAAATCCTCGCCGGCGTCCCGACTGTCGTATACGGCTATTTCGCGGCCATCACGGTGGCCCCCTTCTTCCGCGATGTCGGCGTTGCCATGGGCATTTCGAGCGCCAGTTCGGAAAGCGCGCTCGCCGCCGGCCTTGTCATGGGCATCATGATCATCCCGTTCGTCTCCTCGATGGCCGATGACAGCATCGCCGCGGTGCCGCGCTCGATGCGCGACGGCTCGCTCGCGATGGGCGCTACAACCTCGGAAACGATCAAGCGCGTACTGCTGCCCGCCGCGCTGCCGGGCGTTGTCGGCGGTATCCTGCTCGCGGTCAGCCGCGCCATCGGCGAAACCATGATCGTGGTGATGGCCGCGGGGCTCGCCGCCAACCTCACCGTCAATCCGTTCGAAAGCGTGACCACGGTCACCGTGCAGATCGTCAAGCTGCTGACGGGTGACCAGGAATTCGACAGCGCCAAGACGCTCGCCGCCTTTGCGCTCGGCCTGATGCTATTCGTCATCACGCTGATCCTCAATCTCTATGCGCTGCGCGTCGTGCGTAAGTATCGGGAAGCTTATGACTGA
- a CDS encoding substrate-binding domain-containing protein: MMKLLFALPFVALAAACSGGNSGSDAAATSIKAVGSSTVYPFTTAVGEQFDRANPDVSVIVESTGTGSGMKLFCEGLGADLPDLANASRRMKPSEFADCQAAGVTDIIELPIGIDGLTLIQATSEEPFELTLQQVYEALAANPYGEEQTAMNWSDIDPSLPNKPIRVLGPPPTSGTRDSFVELIMEVGCDRNPEMAALEEVDEDRHAEVCSKMREDGVFVEAGENDNLMVQKVSNDPGTIGILGYSFFEENTDKLQALALDGVTPDENSISSLEYPGARMLYVYVKDQHIAVKPALLDFMNAYKAAWQPGGLLRERGLVPLNDEGRAGADAAVDGRTKLTAEQLN; this comes from the coding sequence ATGATGAAGCTGCTTTTCGCGCTTCCATTCGTCGCGCTTGCCGCTGCTTGCAGTGGTGGCAATAGCGGCAGCGACGCCGCCGCCACCTCGATAAAGGCCGTCGGCTCGTCGACCGTATATCCCTTCACCACCGCCGTCGGCGAACAGTTCGACCGCGCCAACCCCGATGTCAGCGTTATCGTCGAATCGACCGGCACGGGTTCGGGGATGAAACTTTTCTGCGAAGGCCTTGGCGCCGATCTTCCCGATCTGGCCAACGCCTCGCGTCGCATGAAGCCGAGCGAATTCGCCGATTGCCAGGCCGCTGGTGTCACCGACATCATCGAACTGCCGATTGGCATCGATGGCCTGACGCTGATCCAGGCGACCAGCGAAGAGCCCTTCGAGCTGACGCTGCAGCAGGTCTATGAGGCGCTCGCGGCCAACCCGTATGGCGAAGAGCAGACCGCGATGAATTGGTCGGACATCGACCCGTCGCTCCCCAACAAGCCGATCCGCGTCCTCGGCCCGCCGCCGACGAGCGGTACGCGCGACAGCTTCGTCGAACTGATCATGGAAGTGGGCTGCGACCGCAATCCGGAAATGGCCGCGCTTGAGGAAGTCGATGAAGACCGTCACGCCGAAGTGTGCAGCAAGATGCGCGAAGACGGCGTGTTCGTCGAAGCTGGCGAGAATGACAACCTGATGGTTCAGAAGGTCTCGAACGACCCCGGCACGATCGGCATTCTCGGCTACAGCTTCTTCGAAGAAAATACCGACAAGCTGCAGGCGCTCGCCCTTGATGGCGTGACGCCGGACGAGAACTCGATCTCGAGCCTCGAATATCCGGGCGCACGCATGCTCTACGTCTACGTCAAGGATCAGCACATTGCGGTGAAGCCCGCGCTGCTGGATTTCATGAACGCCTACAAGGCGGCATGGCAGCCCGGTGGCCTCTTGCGCGAACGTGGCCTCGTGCCGCTCAACGATGAAGGCCGCGCGGGTGCGGACGCGGCGGTCGATGGCCGCACGAAGCTCACCGCCGAGCAGCTCAACTAG
- a CDS encoding sensor histidine kinase, producing the protein MGIAESILDAFEDPLLVVNGQRIKTANIVARDLLGQRIVDADIRLAIRHPEVLELLEQREAAEIDVEGIGRTERPWHVIVQPIGDHDMLVRLVDRAAARAAERMRVDFVANASHELRTPLATIMGYAETLAEDAVRDKKLRRKFAKTIRQESQRMLQIVEDLMGLSRIESHRFVAPRDKVDLGAVAADAVDNLAELAQRRDCRITLDVESDIPPITADTAQIEQLIDNLIANAIRYGCNETSNAVEVSVARTRDRVRLVVRDDGDGIAPEHLPRLTERFYRVDAARSREKGGTGLGLAIVKHIVERHRGTLDIASAPGAGTRVTVDLPLPRDATRIGP; encoded by the coding sequence ATGGGCATCGCCGAATCCATCCTGGACGCGTTCGAAGACCCGCTGCTCGTGGTCAACGGCCAGCGGATCAAGACCGCCAACATCGTCGCCCGTGACCTGCTGGGCCAGCGCATCGTCGATGCCGATATCCGCCTCGCGATCCGCCATCCCGAAGTACTCGAACTTCTCGAGCAACGCGAAGCTGCGGAGATCGACGTCGAGGGGATCGGCCGGACCGAGCGACCCTGGCACGTCATCGTGCAGCCGATCGGCGATCACGACATGCTGGTCAGGCTGGTCGATCGCGCCGCCGCCCGCGCTGCCGAGCGGATGCGCGTCGATTTCGTCGCCAACGCCAGTCATGAACTACGCACGCCGCTGGCGACCATCATGGGATATGCCGAAACGCTCGCCGAAGACGCCGTGCGCGACAAGAAGTTGCGGCGCAAGTTTGCCAAGACCATCCGCCAGGAATCGCAGCGCATGCTGCAAATCGTCGAAGACCTCATGGGCCTGTCGCGTATCGAATCGCATCGCTTCGTGGCGCCGCGCGACAAGGTCGATCTTGGCGCGGTTGCCGCCGATGCCGTCGACAATCTCGCCGAGCTGGCGCAGCGCCGCGATTGTCGGATCACACTCGATGTCGAAAGCGATATCCCGCCGATCACCGCGGACACGGCGCAAATCGAACAACTGATCGACAATCTTATCGCCAATGCCATCCGCTACGGCTGCAACGAGACGAGCAACGCCGTCGAGGTGAGCGTGGCGCGCACTCGCGATCGGGTGCGCCTCGTGGTTCGCGATGATGGCGACGGGATTGCGCCCGAACATCTGCCGCGACTGACCGAGCGCTTCTACCGCGTCGATGCCGCGCGTAGCCGCGAAAAAGGCGGCACCGGGCTCGGGCTCGCCATCGTCAAACATATCGTCGAGCGCCATCGCGGAACGCTCGATATCGCCTCGGCGCCGGGGGCGGGAACGCGGGTCACGGTGGATCTTCCGCTGCCCCGCGATGCCACGCGCATCGGGCCCTAG
- a CDS encoding response regulator transcription factor — MTMMAECQDHSEAAARVGKLSDGQLDCLRLVANHMSSKEIAAELDISPHTVDQRIRIALQTLGVSRRTEAARMVEAVEGPYQRLIHQTSYIPETTDPAHLEAVAGTQIRHAGHAGSSGFGASQTEQDVTASRFSLPLPFATGSRPRNEMSVATRLLWIVLIAIGAAFSAGMYLAGLESLARLLGS; from the coding sequence ATGACCATGATGGCCGAGTGCCAAGATCATAGCGAAGCAGCAGCGCGGGTTGGAAAACTCAGCGATGGGCAGCTTGACTGTCTTCGCCTCGTCGCCAACCACATGTCGTCCAAGGAAATCGCCGCAGAGCTGGATATTTCTCCGCATACGGTCGATCAGCGCATCCGCATCGCCTTGCAAACCCTGGGCGTCTCGCGCCGAACCGAAGCTGCCCGCATGGTCGAGGCGGTGGAAGGCCCATATCAACGGTTGATACATCAAACATCGTACATTCCCGAAACCACGGATCCCGCCCATTTGGAGGCTGTGGCCGGCACACAGATTCGGCACGCTGGCCACGCAGGGAGTTCCGGGTTCGGGGCGTCTCAAACCGAGCAGGACGTCACGGCGTCCCGGTTCTCCCTGCCACTGCCGTTTGCAACAGGGAGCCGTCCCCGCAACGAAATGAGCGTCGCAACGCGATTGCTCTGGATCGTCTTGATCGCGATTGGCGCCGCATTTTCCGCCGGCATGTATCTCGCCGGATTGGAAAGCCTTGCGCGGCTGCTGGGAAGCTGA
- the pip gene encoding prolyl aminopeptidase, producing MTERRTLYPSPEPYETGMLDVGDGHSLYWERVGTPGAKPAVFLHGGPGGGISEGQRGQWNPELYDILLFEQRGCGRSTPFASLENNTTQHLIADIEKLREMCGHEKWQVFGGSWGSTLSLAYSQAHPERATEIILRGIFFGDQYEYDWLFKKGASEIYPDEFMKFLAVLPEDGRDDPITAFHHILTGDDEDKKLEAARAWARWEGVTVTLLPSEETLAHFDDPHQAIAMARIENHYMRHNCFLDEGQLLANVDRIRHIPGVIVQGRHDSCTPPRSAWELKQAWPEVELNIVPDGGHLYSEPGILDGLIRATDHFAGKDR from the coding sequence ATGACCGAACGCCGTACGCTTTACCCTTCTCCCGAACCCTATGAGACGGGTATGCTCGATGTCGGTGACGGCCACAGCCTCTATTGGGAACGCGTCGGGACGCCGGGCGCCAAGCCGGCCGTCTTTCTTCACGGCGGCCCCGGCGGCGGGATCAGCGAGGGCCAGCGCGGCCAGTGGAATCCCGAACTCTACGATATCCTGCTGTTCGAACAGCGCGGCTGCGGCCGCTCGACGCCGTTTGCCAGCCTCGAGAACAACACCACCCAGCACCTCATCGCGGACATCGAGAAGCTGCGCGAAATGTGCGGGCATGAAAAATGGCAGGTGTTTGGCGGTAGCTGGGGATCCACGCTGAGCCTCGCCTACAGCCAGGCGCATCCCGAACGCGCCACCGAAATCATCCTGCGCGGCATCTTTTTCGGCGATCAATATGAATATGACTGGCTCTTCAAAAAGGGCGCGTCGGAAATATACCCCGACGAGTTCATGAAATTTCTCGCCGTCCTGCCCGAAGACGGCCGCGACGACCCGATCACCGCTTTCCATCATATCCTCACCGGTGACGATGAGGACAAGAAGCTGGAAGCCGCGCGCGCCTGGGCGCGGTGGGAAGGCGTCACCGTGACGCTGCTACCGAGCGAGGAGACGCTTGCCCATTTCGACGATCCGCACCAGGCGATCGCGATGGCACGGATCGAAAACCATTACATGCGCCACAACTGTTTCCTCGATGAAGGCCAACTGCTCGCCAATGTCGACAGGATCCGTCACATTCCGGGCGTGATCGTGCAGGGGCGCCATGACAGCTGCACCCCGCCACGCTCAGCCTGGGAACTGAAGCAGGCCTGGCCCGAGGTCGAGCTCAATATCGTTCCCGACGGCGGACATCTCTATTCCGAGCCCGGCATCCTCGACGGGCTCATCAGGGCGACCGATCACTTCGCCGGGAAGGATCGATGA
- a CDS encoding TonB-dependent receptor: MRRTTAICSLTALATAMAFSAPAYAQATSDDDTAVQDAGDNDFAIIITAQRREQNLQDVPISVGTVGDDALAAISSGGADVRGLAGRVPSLNVESSFGRTFPRFYIRGLGNTDFDLNASQPVSLVYDEVVLENPILKGFPVFDLDRIEVLRGPQGTLFGRNTPAGIVKFDTARPGGAADNFVRVSWATYNTINAEAGLGADLGDSAALRVSGLWQHRDDWIDNVATPEDNDLEGYDDIALRAQLQFDPSDTVGIRLVGQYRNQEGSARIFRANALATGSNELIGIDGGDFDIDEVWTDGLNFQELENWNVAGHVDVDLGPVTLYSVTSYWGGSLESRGDIDGGFGNVFAPVMGPGFIPFSAQSQDNVPSLGQFTQEVRIASNNDGGLGYQAGIFYFNEDLEISSFDFGTPTDTTPSAIALQEQQSTALGIFGSLSYEFDDLTLQAGARYNHDERDFVASRPVDNRPGFLGFGGPVAPISTTVEDDVLTWDVSATYALSDKVNLYGRVASGYRAPSIQGRLLFGRDISIADSEHTMSYEFGVKTEIPDSNVRFNLGGYVFTTEDLQLTAVGGGNNFTTLLNAEQVIGKGFEAELYAEPVRGLTLTAGLSWNDTEIDSPGLGVAGCGAPCTVLDPELVPAAGFAPAIFSIDGNSLPQAPEVTANWTLGYEYPLGNGDLYAFTDWYYRSEIQFFLYESVEFSDDSLVEGGLRLGYRTDRFDVAVFARNITNDVSAVGGIDFNNLTAFVNEPRIFGVELGVKF; this comes from the coding sequence ATGCGCCGCACCACCGCAATCTGTTCGCTTACCGCCCTCGCAACCGCGATGGCCTTCTCCGCCCCTGCCTATGCGCAGGCCACCAGCGACGACGACACCGCCGTCCAGGATGCCGGCGATAACGATTTCGCCATCATCATCACCGCCCAGCGCCGCGAGCAGAACCTTCAGGACGTGCCGATCTCGGTCGGCACCGTGGGTGACGATGCGCTTGCCGCGATCAGCTCTGGCGGCGCGGACGTTCGCGGCCTCGCCGGGCGCGTCCCCAGCCTCAACGTCGAAAGCTCGTTCGGCCGCACCTTCCCGCGCTTCTACATTCGCGGCCTCGGCAATACCGATTTCGACCTCAATGCCTCGCAGCCGGTCAGCCTCGTCTATGACGAAGTCGTCCTCGAAAACCCGATCCTGAAAGGTTTTCCGGTCTTCGATCTCGATCGCATCGAAGTTCTGCGCGGGCCGCAGGGCACGCTGTTCGGTCGCAACACGCCGGCCGGTATCGTCAAGTTCGATACTGCGCGCCCGGGCGGCGCGGCAGATAATTTCGTTCGTGTCAGCTGGGCGACCTACAACACGATCAATGCCGAAGCGGGCCTTGGCGCCGACCTTGGCGATAGCGCCGCGCTGCGCGTCTCGGGCCTGTGGCAGCACCGCGACGACTGGATCGACAATGTCGCGACGCCCGAAGACAACGACCTCGAAGGCTATGACGACATCGCGCTGCGCGCCCAGCTGCAGTTCGATCCTTCCGACACTGTCGGCATCCGCCTCGTCGGCCAGTATCGCAACCAGGAAGGCTCCGCCCGCATCTTCCGGGCCAACGCCCTCGCGACTGGCTCGAACGAGCTCATCGGTATCGATGGCGGCGACTTCGACATCGACGAAGTATGGACCGACGGTCTCAACTTCCAGGAGCTCGAAAACTGGAACGTGGCGGGTCACGTCGACGTCGATCTTGGCCCCGTGACGCTTTACTCGGTCACCAGCTACTGGGGCGGCAGCCTCGAGAGCCGCGGCGATATCGACGGCGGCTTTGGCAACGTCTTCGCTCCCGTCATGGGCCCGGGCTTCATCCCCTTCTCTGCGCAGAGCCAGGACAATGTCCCCTCGCTCGGCCAGTTCACCCAGGAAGTCCGCATCGCCTCCAACAATGATGGCGGCCTCGGCTACCAGGCGGGCATCTTCTACTTCAACGAAGACCTCGAAATTTCGAGCTTCGATTTCGGCACGCCGACCGACACTACCCCTTCGGCCATCGCGCTGCAGGAGCAGCAGTCGACCGCGCTCGGCATCTTCGGCTCGCTCAGCTACGAGTTCGACGATCTCACGCTGCAGGCCGGCGCGCGTTACAACCATGACGAACGCGATTTCGTCGCCTCGCGCCCGGTCGATAATCGCCCGGGCTTCCTCGGCTTTGGCGGCCCGGTCGCCCCGATCAGCACCACTGTCGAAGACGATGTGCTGACCTGGGACGTGTCGGCTACCTACGCGCTGTCGGACAAGGTCAATCTCTACGGCCGCGTCGCCAGCGGCTATCGCGCGCCGTCGATCCAGGGTCGCCTGCTGTTCGGCCGCGACATCTCGATCGCCGATAGCGAACACACGATGAGCTACGAATTCGGCGTCAAGACCGAAATCCCCGACAGCAATGTCCGCTTCAACCTCGGCGGCTATGTCTTCACCACCGAAGACCTGCAGCTTACCGCGGTCGGCGGCGGCAATAACTTCACGACGCTGCTCAACGCCGAGCAGGTCATCGGCAAGGGTTTTGAAGCCGAGCTGTATGCCGAGCCGGTGCGCGGGCTGACGCTCACCGCGGGCCTCAGCTGGAACGATACCGAGATCGATAGCCCGGGCCTTGGCGTTGCCGGATGCGGCGCGCCCTGCACCGTGCTCGATCCCGAGCTCGTCCCGGCGGCCGGCTTCGCGCCCGCCATCTTCTCGATTGACGGCAACAGCCTGCCGCAGGCGCCCGAAGTGACGGCCAACTGGACGCTCGGCTACGAATATCCGCTCGGAAATGGCGATCTATACGCCTTCACCGACTGGTATTATCGCTCCGAAATCCAGTTCTTCCTTTACGAGAGCGTCGAATTCTCGGATGATAGCCTTGTCGAAGGCGGCCTGCGCCTCGGCTATCGCACCGACCGGTTCGACGTTGCCGTCTTCGCCCGCAACATCACCAACGATGTCAGCGCGGTCGGCGGGATCGACTTCAACAACCTAACCGCCTTCGTCAACGAACCGCGCATCTTCGGCGTGGAACTGGGCGTCAAGTTCTAG